One segment of Desmodus rotundus isolate HL8 chromosome 6, HLdesRot8A.1, whole genome shotgun sequence DNA contains the following:
- the NUP42 gene encoding nucleoporin NUP42 isoform X1: MTVCQFFLQGRCRFGERCWNEHPGAWSAGGGRQQQPSGSNRRLWNATSPRSSSVIQPSTFSKSTPWGGSREQDKSFGSFDSGASSNRNRGVGLPQSLFAASPISDAQRDEKKLLEGIVKDMEVWESSGQWMFSVYSPMKKKSSISGFTDISPEELRLEYHNFLTSNNLQSYLNSIQQLINQWKNRVNELKSLNTSTKIALLSDIKDGINQAAPTFGFGSSQTAAFGSPGFPVNNSMSDNAQNFSFKTSSGFAAAPSGSPSVFGNSPTFGAIPSTGPAITTSTPTPGFGNPQVTSAASFSFKTPSGFGSQGFSGFPAPMAAGPLGAPGAPAFGSSSSVAGFGNPGSQSHTTFSKPSSDGFGNSNTSTSVPISDGNTTTDNELFTPKHQLTAEELEQFQSKKFTLGKIPLKPPPVELLNI; this comes from the exons gcAGTAACAGACGCCTGTGGAATGCCACCAGCCCGAGATCCTCCAGTGTTATCCAGCCGTCCACTTTCTCCAAATCTACACCATGGGGGGGCAGCAGAGAGCAAGACAAGTCTTTTGGTTCCTTTGATTCTGGAGCTTCAAGTAACAGAAACAGGGGGGTTGGATTACCTCAGAGCCTGTTTGCTGCTTCACCTATCTCTGATGCACAGAGAGATGAAAAGAAGCTTCT ggaAGGAATTGTAAAAGATATGGAGGTTTGGGAATCATCAGGGCAATGGATGTTCTCTGTTTATTcaccaatgaaaaaaaaatctagtatttCAG GTTTTACAGACATTTCACCAGAGGAGTTGAGGCTTGAATACCATAACTTCTTAACCAGCAATAACTTACAGAGTTAT CTCAATTCCATCCAACAGTTAATAAATCAGTGGAAGAACAGGGTGAATGAGCTGAAAAGTCTAAATACATCAACTAAAATAGCTTTG CTCTCTGATATAAAGGATGGAATAAATCAAGCAGCACCTACATTTGGATTTGGCAGCAGCCAAACAGCAGCATTTGGGTCACCAG GTTTTCCAGTGAATAACAGCATGAGTGATAATGctcaaaattttagttttaaaacaagCTCTGGATTTGCCGCTGCCCCTTCCGGAAGCCCGTCTGTGTTCGGGAATTCGCCAACATTTGGAGCCATTCCCTCTACCGGTCCTGCCATCACCACTTCTACTCCAACTCCTGGGTTTGGGAACCCCCAGGTCACATCTGCTGCTTCATTTTCATTCAAAACCCCTTCAGGGTTTGGCTCACAGGGGTTTTCAGGGTTCCCAGCCCCCATGGCAGCAGGCCCTCTCGGAGCTCCAGGGGCCCCAGCCTTCGGAAGCAGCAGTTCTGTGGCTGGCTTTGGAAATCCAGGCTCACAGTCTCACACTACTTTTTCTAAGCCATCCAGTGACGGTTTTGGAAATAGCAACACATCCACCTCTGTCCCTATCTCAGATGGCAACACAACAACAGATAATGAATTATTCACACCCAAGCATCAACTAACAGCAGAAGAACTAGAGCAGTTTCAGTCTAAGAAATTTACTCTGGGGAAAATTCCATTGAAGCCACCACCTGTAGAACTTCTAAATATTTGA
- the NUP42 gene encoding nucleoporin NUP42 isoform X2: MHREMKRSFCFTDISPEELRLEYHNFLTSNNLQSYLNSIQQLINQWKNRVNELKSLNTSTKIALLSDIKDGINQAAPTFGFGSSQTAAFGSPGFPVNNSMSDNAQNFSFKTSSGFAAAPSGSPSVFGNSPTFGAIPSTGPAITTSTPTPGFGNPQVTSAASFSFKTPSGFGSQGFSGFPAPMAAGPLGAPGAPAFGSSSSVAGFGNPGSQSHTTFSKPSSDGFGNSNTSTSVPISDGNTTTDNELFTPKHQLTAEELEQFQSKKFTLGKIPLKPPPVELLNI, encoded by the exons ATGCACAGAGAGATGAAAAGAAGCTTCT GTTTTACAGACATTTCACCAGAGGAGTTGAGGCTTGAATACCATAACTTCTTAACCAGCAATAACTTACAGAGTTAT CTCAATTCCATCCAACAGTTAATAAATCAGTGGAAGAACAGGGTGAATGAGCTGAAAAGTCTAAATACATCAACTAAAATAGCTTTG CTCTCTGATATAAAGGATGGAATAAATCAAGCAGCACCTACATTTGGATTTGGCAGCAGCCAAACAGCAGCATTTGGGTCACCAG GTTTTCCAGTGAATAACAGCATGAGTGATAATGctcaaaattttagttttaaaacaagCTCTGGATTTGCCGCTGCCCCTTCCGGAAGCCCGTCTGTGTTCGGGAATTCGCCAACATTTGGAGCCATTCCCTCTACCGGTCCTGCCATCACCACTTCTACTCCAACTCCTGGGTTTGGGAACCCCCAGGTCACATCTGCTGCTTCATTTTCATTCAAAACCCCTTCAGGGTTTGGCTCACAGGGGTTTTCAGGGTTCCCAGCCCCCATGGCAGCAGGCCCTCTCGGAGCTCCAGGGGCCCCAGCCTTCGGAAGCAGCAGTTCTGTGGCTGGCTTTGGAAATCCAGGCTCACAGTCTCACACTACTTTTTCTAAGCCATCCAGTGACGGTTTTGGAAATAGCAACACATCCACCTCTGTCCCTATCTCAGATGGCAACACAACAACAGATAATGAATTATTCACACCCAAGCATCAACTAACAGCAGAAGAACTAGAGCAGTTTCAGTCTAAGAAATTTACTCTGGGGAAAATTCCATTGAAGCCACCACCTGTAGAACTTCTAAATATTTGA